A window of the Vibrio pomeroyi genome harbors these coding sequences:
- the ompR gene encoding osmolarity response regulator transcription factor OmpR, with product MQENYKILVVDDDARLRALLERYLSEQGFQVRSVANSEQMDRLLTRENFHLMVLDLMLPGEDGLSICRRLRNANNSLPILMLTAKGDEVDRIVGLEVGADDYLPKPFNPRELLARIKAVLRRQVIEAPGAPSTEESVVEFGEFRLNLGTREMFRGEEPMPLTSGEFAVLKSLVTNAREPMSRDKLMNMARGREYSAMERSIDVQISRLRRLVEEDPSKPRYIQTVWGLGYVFVPDGKAV from the coding sequence ATGCAAGAAAACTACAAAATTTTAGTGGTCGATGACGATGCTCGTTTACGTGCTTTGTTAGAGCGCTATCTTTCAGAGCAAGGCTTTCAAGTGCGTAGCGTGGCAAACAGTGAGCAGATGGACCGCCTGTTAACCCGTGAAAACTTTCACTTGATGGTATTGGACTTAATGTTGCCGGGCGAAGATGGTCTTTCGATCTGTCGTCGTCTAAGAAATGCAAACAACTCGCTACCTATCCTGATGCTGACGGCAAAGGGTGATGAAGTGGATCGTATTGTGGGCTTGGAAGTGGGAGCTGATGATTACCTACCGAAACCATTTAACCCACGCGAACTGCTTGCTCGTATCAAAGCGGTACTGCGTCGCCAAGTGATTGAAGCGCCGGGTGCACCAAGCACAGAAGAGTCTGTGGTTGAGTTTGGTGAGTTCCGCTTGAACTTAGGTACACGTGAAATGTTCCGTGGTGAAGAGCCAATGCCGCTTACTTCAGGGGAATTTGCGGTACTTAAGTCGCTAGTGACTAACGCGCGTGAGCCAATGTCTCGCGATAAACTGATGAACATGGCCCGTGGCCGTGAGTATTCAGCGATGGAACGTTCTATCGATGTTCAGATTTCACGTCTACGTCGTCTAGTGGAAGAAGACCCAAGCAAACCTCGCTACATCCAAACGGTGTGGGGCTTAGGTTATGTCTTTGTTCCTGATGGTAAGGCTGTGTAA
- the envZ gene encoding two-component system sensor histidine kinase EnvZ encodes MRIRSSFTQSIVLFLTLLVASQIFSYYAVFNYALMPSLQQFNKILAHELNLVLDQGSDIEIDAPLRQRVLEQLGVTVHAKDSEAAGEYYHAVAIDLMSEEMTKELGSETEVRLILGKESYVLWMDIDQLPNSLIRIPLSELQEEDFAPLFRNSLIMAMLIVAGGWLFIRLQNRPLIALEKAAQGVGRGDIPPPLPVQGAQEIRSVTRAFNQMSKGIQELEEDRALLMAGISHDLRTPLTRIRLATEMMSPEDGYLAEGIISDTEECNEIISQFMDYLKPVDRESFQAVFVDDIAREVSSSEGGYEVQIETDIPESMKPALGNPIAMKRAVSNLVVNALRYGNGWVKVSTGMTADNKLAWVTVEDNGPGIPQDQIGKLFEPFTRGDTARGSEGTGLGLAIVKRIVSQHQGAVVVNNRSEGGLKAQISFPVKP; translated from the coding sequence ATGCGCATACGTAGCTCCTTTACTCAGTCGATAGTGCTTTTCTTAACGCTATTGGTCGCTAGCCAAATCTTTTCTTACTACGCCGTGTTTAACTATGCTTTGATGCCGAGTTTGCAGCAGTTTAATAAGATATTGGCACATGAGTTAAACCTAGTGTTGGACCAAGGCAGTGATATCGAAATTGATGCACCGCTGCGCCAGCGTGTGCTTGAGCAGTTAGGGGTAACTGTTCATGCCAAGGACAGTGAAGCCGCGGGCGAGTATTACCATGCAGTAGCGATTGACCTGATGAGTGAGGAGATGACCAAAGAGCTCGGCTCTGAAACCGAAGTGCGGTTGATTCTCGGCAAAGAGAGTTATGTGCTGTGGATGGATATCGATCAGTTGCCCAACTCTCTGATTCGTATTCCGCTGTCTGAGCTACAAGAAGAAGATTTCGCGCCGCTATTTCGCAACAGCTTGATCATGGCGATGTTGATCGTCGCTGGTGGTTGGCTGTTTATCCGATTGCAAAACCGCCCGTTGATTGCGCTAGAGAAAGCTGCGCAAGGAGTGGGGCGAGGTGACATTCCCCCACCATTGCCAGTGCAAGGTGCACAAGAGATTCGCTCGGTAACTCGAGCCTTCAACCAGATGTCGAAAGGCATTCAAGAACTGGAAGAAGATAGGGCTCTCTTGATGGCGGGTATCAGTCATGATTTACGTACCCCATTGACCCGCATTCGCTTAGCGACTGAGATGATGTCGCCAGAAGATGGTTACTTAGCGGAAGGGATCATCAGTGATACGGAAGAGTGTAACGAGATCATCAGCCAATTTATGGATTACCTAAAGCCAGTCGATCGTGAGTCGTTCCAAGCGGTATTCGTGGATGATATTGCGCGTGAAGTGTCGAGCTCAGAAGGTGGCTATGAGGTACAGATTGAAACTGATATTCCGGAATCGATGAAGCCAGCACTGGGTAACCCGATCGCAATGAAGCGTGCGGTGAGTAACTTGGTGGTGAACGCGCTGCGTTACGGTAATGGCTGGGTGAAGGTATCAACTGGCATGACAGCAGATAACAAACTGGCTTGGGTAACGGTAGAAGATAACGGCCCGGGTATTCCACAAGACCAAATCGGTAAGCTGTTTGAACCGTTTACGCGTGGTGACACAGCTCGTGGTAGTGAGGGGACAGGCTTAGGCTTGGCGATCGTGAAACGTATTGTCAGCCAACACCAAGGTGCGGTCGTAGTGAATAACCGTAGTGAAGGTGGCTTGAAGGCTCAGATCAGTTTCCCTGTTAAGCCTTAG
- the recG gene encoding ATP-dependent DNA helicase RecG, with translation MSQLLSAIPLNSLSGVGAKVAEKLEKVGLNNVQDLLFHLPLRYEDRTRIYPIVKLHAGLWAAVQGKVMHVDTIFGKRKMLAVKISDGNGTITLRFFNFTAGMKNNFAEGKQVHAYGEIKRGNMGLEIVHPDYKFFAPRQQPDVEANLTPVYPTTEGLRQVTLRNLTDQALELIDKAAVNELLPSGLYDHQITLAQALHTIHRPPPGIDLELFDEGKHPAQLRLIMEELLAQNLSMLSVRSKGQQDKAMPFPPVNTLKDKLLAQLPFSPTNAQARVTKEIEADLEKPHPMMRLVQGDVGSGKTLVAALAAVRALEHGQQVALMAPTELLAEQHAINFANWFEAMGIQVGWLAGKLKGKARETELARIASGEAQMVVGTHALFQEHVEFKNLGLVIIDEQHRFGVHQRLELREKGAKQGYYPHQLVMTATPIPRTLAMTAYADLETSIIDELPPGRTPIQTVAIPDTKRDDIVERVRNACLNEGKQAYWVCTLIDESEVLEAQAAADTAEELQRKLPDVKIGLVHGRMKPTEKQAVMQEFKENKLHLLVATTVIEVGVDVPNSSLMIIENPERLGLAQLHQLRGRVGRGSVASHCVLLYHSPLSKTAQKRLGVLRESNDGFVIAQRDLEIRGPGELLGTKQTGLADFKIADLVRDQRLIPEVQRIARHIHDSYPDNAKAIINRWLGERDVYSKA, from the coding sequence ATGTCACAGCTTTTATCTGCTATCCCTCTCAACTCTTTATCTGGAGTCGGCGCTAAAGTCGCAGAGAAACTGGAAAAGGTTGGGCTTAACAACGTACAGGACTTGCTGTTTCACCTGCCTTTGCGCTACGAAGATAGAACACGCATCTACCCGATCGTAAAACTGCACGCTGGCCTATGGGCTGCTGTACAAGGCAAGGTGATGCACGTCGATACCATTTTCGGTAAACGTAAGATGTTGGCGGTAAAGATCAGTGACGGTAATGGCACGATTACTCTGCGCTTTTTCAACTTCACCGCTGGTATGAAGAACAACTTTGCCGAAGGCAAACAAGTCCATGCCTATGGCGAGATCAAGCGCGGTAATATGGGGCTTGAGATCGTCCATCCGGATTACAAATTCTTTGCCCCAAGGCAGCAACCAGACGTTGAAGCGAACCTAACGCCGGTGTACCCAACTACTGAAGGGCTGAGACAAGTCACGCTGCGTAATCTGACTGATCAAGCGTTAGAACTGATCGACAAAGCAGCAGTAAACGAGCTGCTACCGTCAGGCTTATACGACCACCAAATTACCCTAGCACAAGCTCTGCATACCATTCACAGGCCACCTCCGGGCATTGACCTAGAGTTGTTTGATGAAGGTAAACACCCTGCGCAACTGCGTCTGATTATGGAAGAGTTATTGGCTCAAAACCTGTCGATGCTGTCGGTTCGCAGCAAAGGGCAGCAAGACAAAGCGATGCCTTTTCCTCCAGTAAATACTCTGAAAGATAAATTGCTGGCTCAGCTGCCGTTTTCTCCAACCAATGCTCAAGCACGAGTGACAAAAGAGATCGAAGCTGACTTAGAAAAACCGCACCCTATGATGCGCTTAGTGCAGGGTGATGTGGGATCAGGTAAAACCTTGGTTGCTGCATTGGCGGCGGTTCGAGCATTAGAACATGGCCAACAAGTCGCTTTGATGGCCCCAACTGAGCTATTGGCAGAACAGCACGCAATCAACTTTGCCAACTGGTTTGAAGCAATGGGCATTCAAGTGGGTTGGCTAGCAGGTAAACTCAAAGGTAAGGCTCGTGAGACTGAACTGGCGCGCATTGCCAGTGGCGAAGCGCAGATGGTGGTGGGCACTCATGCTCTCTTCCAAGAACATGTCGAGTTCAAAAACCTTGGTCTCGTGATCATTGATGAACAGCACCGATTTGGTGTCCACCAGCGACTAGAGCTGCGCGAGAAAGGTGCAAAGCAGGGCTACTACCCTCACCAGTTGGTGATGACAGCAACGCCAATTCCACGAACATTGGCAATGACGGCCTACGCCGATCTCGAAACCTCAATCATTGATGAATTACCGCCGGGGCGAACGCCCATTCAAACCGTGGCAATTCCAGATACCAAGCGTGATGACATTGTTGAGCGCGTGCGTAATGCGTGCCTTAACGAGGGCAAGCAAGCCTATTGGGTATGTACGCTGATTGATGAATCTGAAGTATTAGAAGCGCAAGCTGCGGCTGATACTGCTGAAGAGCTGCAACGAAAACTGCCTGATGTGAAAATAGGTTTGGTACACGGACGAATGAAGCCTACTGAAAAACAAGCGGTAATGCAGGAGTTCAAAGAGAACAAACTTCACCTATTGGTTGCGACGACTGTAATTGAAGTCGGTGTGGATGTTCCGAATTCGAGCTTAATGATCATCGAGAACCCAGAACGCCTTGGCTTAGCTCAACTTCACCAATTGCGCGGTCGTGTAGGCCGTGGGTCGGTCGCGAGCCATTGTGTATTGCTGTATCACTCACCGCTGTCTAAAACCGCTCAGAAGCGCTTGGGCGTGCTACGTGAAAGTAACGATGGCTTTGTAATAGCACAGCGTGATTTAGAGATCCGCGGCCCCGGTGAACTGCTTGGTACCAAACAAACTGGCTTGGCTGATTTTAAGATTGCCGACTTAGTTCGTGACCAACGCTTAATTCCTGAAGTGCAGCGTATCGCTCGTCATATTCATGATAGCTACCCAGACAATGCTAAAGCGATCATCAATCGCTGGTTAGGTGAACGCGATGTCTATTCTAAGGCGTAA
- the spoT gene encoding bifunctional GTP diphosphokinase/guanosine-3',5'-bis pyrophosphate 3'-pyrophosphohydrolase — protein sequence MYLFDSLKDVAQEYLTEPQIEALRQSYVVARDAHEGQTRSSGEPYIIHPVAVSRILAEMRLDIETLQAALLHDVIEDCDVTKEDLEEKFGNTVAELVDGVSKLDKLKFRDRKEAQAENFRKMVLAMVQDIRVILIKLADRTHNMRTLGALRPDKKRRIARETLEIYSPLAHRLGIHNIKTELEELGFEALYPNRYRVLKNVVKAARGNRKEMIQRIHSEIEGRLEEVGLPARVLGREKNLFSIYNKMKTKEQRFHTIMDIYAFRVVVDTPDTCYRVLGQAHSLYKPRPGRMKDYIAVPKANGYQSLHTSMIGPHGVPVEVQIRTEDMDQMADKGVAAHWSYKGNGSRSSNGTTAQVKAQRWMQSLLELQQSAGNSFEFIENVKSDLFPDEIFVFTPKGRIVELPAGATAVDFAYAVHTDVGNMCVGARVDMNPYPLSKSLKNGQTIEIISAPGARPNAAWLNYVVTSRARTKIRQVLKTMRREESITLGRRLLNHALGEHSIADIGQENLEHVLSDLRLDNIEDLLASIGLGELMSIVIARRLLGDADELTEVENNSDTPRKKLPIRGAEGLLLTFANCCHPIPDDHIIAHVSPGRGLVVHRETCPNVRGYQKEPDKYMAVEWSDDYDQEFTAELQVDLQNHQGALAELTNVISKTGSNIHGISTEERDGRLYTVTILLTTKDRVHLASIMKKLRVMPHALKVRRRKN from the coding sequence TTGTATCTATTCGATAGCCTCAAAGACGTTGCCCAAGAATACCTAACAGAGCCTCAAATTGAGGCTCTGCGTCAATCTTATGTGGTAGCGAGAGACGCCCATGAAGGGCAAACCCGCTCAAGCGGTGAACCATACATTATCCACCCTGTAGCTGTTTCAAGAATCCTGGCAGAAATGCGTCTGGATATCGAAACCCTGCAAGCTGCTCTACTTCATGATGTGATTGAAGACTGTGATGTCACTAAAGAAGATCTAGAGGAAAAATTTGGCAATACCGTTGCTGAATTGGTTGATGGTGTATCTAAGCTGGATAAGCTTAAATTTCGTGATCGCAAAGAAGCGCAAGCAGAGAACTTCCGAAAGATGGTTCTCGCCATGGTGCAAGACATCCGCGTTATCTTGATCAAATTAGCTGACCGTACTCACAACATGCGCACGCTTGGGGCACTTCGTCCTGACAAAAAGCGTCGTATTGCTCGTGAAACCCTAGAGATCTATTCTCCGCTAGCTCACCGTCTTGGTATTCATAACATCAAGACTGAACTAGAAGAGCTGGGCTTCGAAGCCCTCTACCCTAACCGTTATCGCGTACTGAAAAACGTAGTGAAAGCTGCGCGTGGTAACCGTAAGGAAATGATCCAACGTATCCATAGCGAAATCGAAGGCCGCCTTGAAGAAGTCGGTTTGCCTGCTCGCGTACTTGGTCGTGAAAAGAACCTGTTCTCCATCTACAACAAGATGAAAACCAAAGAGCAGCGCTTCCACACCATTATGGACATCTACGCTTTCCGCGTCGTGGTTGATACCCCAGATACTTGTTATCGCGTACTTGGTCAGGCTCACAGCCTGTACAAGCCTCGTCCTGGCCGCATGAAAGATTACATCGCGGTACCAAAAGCCAACGGCTACCAATCTCTGCACACATCAATGATCGGCCCTCACGGGGTGCCAGTTGAAGTTCAGATCCGTACTGAAGATATGGATCAAATGGCAGACAAAGGTGTCGCTGCGCACTGGTCTTACAAAGGCAATGGCTCACGCAGCAGTAATGGCACAACCGCACAGGTTAAAGCACAACGTTGGATGCAGAGCTTACTTGAGCTGCAACAAAGTGCCGGTAACTCATTCGAATTCATTGAAAACGTTAAGTCTGATCTGTTCCCAGATGAGATCTTCGTGTTCACGCCGAAGGGGCGCATTGTCGAGCTTCCTGCAGGCGCAACAGCGGTCGATTTTGCTTACGCGGTACATACCGATGTCGGCAACATGTGTGTAGGTGCTCGTGTAGACATGAACCCTTACCCACTCAGCAAATCGCTGAAGAACGGTCAAACCATTGAGATCATCAGTGCTCCGGGCGCACGTCCGAATGCAGCATGGCTCAACTACGTAGTAACATCTCGTGCGCGTACTAAGATCCGTCAGGTTCTGAAAACGATGCGCCGTGAAGAGTCTATTACGCTAGGTCGTCGCCTACTGAATCACGCACTTGGTGAACACTCTATTGCCGATATCGGCCAAGAGAACCTTGAGCATGTATTGTCAGACTTACGCCTAGATAACATTGAAGACTTGCTCGCATCAATTGGTCTTGGTGAGCTGATGAGTATCGTTATTGCTCGTCGCCTACTTGGTGATGCTGACGAACTGACTGAAGTGGAAAACAACAGCGACACACCTAGGAAGAAACTTCCGATCCGTGGTGCTGAAGGTCTACTGCTAACGTTCGCTAACTGTTGTCACCCGATTCCAGATGATCACATCATTGCCCATGTATCTCCAGGTCGCGGCCTTGTGGTTCACCGTGAAACGTGTCCAAACGTTCGTGGTTATCAGAAAGAACCAGACAAATACATGGCGGTTGAATGGTCTGACGATTACGACCAAGAGTTCACAGCTGAACTTCAGGTTGATCTGCAGAACCACCAAGGTGCACTGGCTGAGTTAACTAACGTTATCTCAAAAACAGGCTCTAACATTCACGGTATTTCAACCGAAGAACGCGATGGACGCTTGTACACAGTGACAATCTTGCTGACCACCAAAGATCGTGTTCACCTTGCGAGCATTATGAAGAAGCTACGTGTAATGCCACACGCGCTGAAAGTAAGACGTCGTAAGAACTAG
- the rpoZ gene encoding DNA-directed RNA polymerase subunit omega has translation MARVTVQDAVEKVGNRFDLVLIAARRARQMQTGGKDSLVPEENDKPTVIALREIEEGLITKDVLDARERQEQQEQEAAELAAVSSIAHTR, from the coding sequence ATGGCACGCGTAACTGTTCAAGACGCTGTTGAAAAAGTTGGCAACCGTTTCGACCTAGTTCTTATTGCGGCTCGCCGCGCACGTCAAATGCAAACTGGCGGTAAAGATTCACTAGTGCCTGAAGAAAACGATAAGCCAACGGTTATCGCTCTTCGCGAAATCGAAGAAGGTCTTATCACTAAAGACGTACTAGATGCTCGCGAACGTCAAGAGCAACAAGAGCAAGAAGCGGCTGAACTTGCAGCAGTAAGCAGCATCGCTCACACTCGTTAA
- the gmk gene encoding guanylate kinase: MGKGTLYIVSAPSGAGKSSLISAMLETNPTYAMKVSVSHTTRGMRPGEENGVHYHFVEKHHFEDLINKGEFLEYAEVFGNYYGTSRVWIEENLDRGIDVFLDIDWQGARQIREQMPQAKSVFILPPSNGELERRLNVRGQDSDEVIAKRMSEAKSEISHYSEYDYVIVNDDFDAALMDFRAIIRAERLKEDKQAAKYSGMLTALLAE, from the coding sequence ATGGGCAAAGGTACTCTTTACATCGTATCTGCACCTAGTGGCGCAGGTAAGTCGAGCTTGATCTCAGCAATGCTAGAAACCAATCCAACCTACGCAATGAAGGTATCTGTTTCACACACCACTCGCGGTATGCGCCCTGGTGAAGAAAATGGTGTTCACTACCACTTCGTAGAGAAGCACCACTTCGAAGACCTAATCAATAAAGGTGAGTTCCTAGAGTACGCTGAAGTATTCGGCAACTACTACGGTACTTCACGCGTTTGGATTGAAGAAAACCTAGACCGCGGTATCGATGTATTCCTAGATATCGACTGGCAAGGTGCTCGTCAGATCCGTGAACAGATGCCTCAAGCGAAGAGTGTATTCATTCTTCCACCATCAAATGGTGAGCTAGAGCGTCGTCTAAATGTTCGTGGTCAAGACAGCGACGAAGTTATTGCGAAACGCATGAGCGAAGCAAAGTCTGAAATTTCTCACTACAGTGAGTATGACTATGTGATCGTGAATGATGACTTTGATGCAGCCCTAATGGACTTCAGAGCAATCATTCGTGCGGAGCGTTTGAAAGAAGATAAGCAAGCAGCTAAATACAGCGGCATGCTTACAGCACTACTGGCGGAATAA
- a CDS encoding NCS2 family permease, with translation MSTDSTLKTQNTSGSLDSMFKITERKTTIGTELYAGFITFLAMSYILAVNPAILGDIPGMDKGAVFTATALSAAIATLIMGIWGNYPVMLAPGMSMNGFFKGLLLSGSVAVLWNEALFGIFLSGILYLAFSLTNIRKSMIESIPEDLKLAITVSLGLFIAFLGLKNAGIIVSNPFVLVGLGDISDPKVIIAYVSIFIALGCMVRDIKLATFISFVSAIVLTILADVFMGTSNAPIPEQLVAMPPSMAGSFGAIFDFSAFTPEKMFDLLFIVLIFLIVDFFDGLSTIVGVGRDAGIIDKDGKVPNAKSALVADAGGTVIGSILGTTSITAFSESGIASSQGAKTGLAAVMVAGLFLISLFLYPIFSIFSAAMVAPAMVVVGIYMVGRLGQINWEKKESRIAAFFTIMFTVLSFSPANGMAMGFISYAFTMVVAGKRKEVHPLIYGLCVVFLTYLILL, from the coding sequence GTGAGTACCGATTCCACCCTGAAAACCCAGAACACCTCTGGCTCGCTTGATTCGATGTTTAAAATCACCGAAAGAAAAACCACGATTGGCACTGAGCTGTATGCGGGTTTCATTACTTTCTTGGCAATGAGCTACATTCTGGCGGTGAACCCAGCGATTCTGGGTGATATTCCAGGCATGGATAAAGGTGCCGTGTTTACTGCGACGGCTCTGTCTGCGGCTATCGCGACCCTAATCATGGGTATTTGGGGTAACTACCCAGTAATGCTTGCGCCTGGCATGAGCATGAATGGCTTCTTCAAAGGTTTACTATTAAGTGGTTCAGTAGCGGTACTTTGGAATGAAGCGTTATTTGGTATCTTCCTTTCCGGTATTCTTTACCTCGCATTCTCATTAACCAATATCCGTAAATCGATGATTGAGTCGATTCCTGAAGATTTGAAGTTGGCGATTACGGTTTCTCTCGGTTTGTTCATCGCTTTCTTAGGTCTTAAGAATGCAGGCATCATCGTTTCTAACCCATTCGTATTGGTTGGCTTAGGTGACATTTCCGATCCAAAAGTGATCATCGCTTATGTGAGTATCTTCATCGCGCTTGGTTGTATGGTTCGTGACATTAAGTTGGCGACCTTCATCTCGTTCGTTTCAGCTATCGTGTTAACCATTCTTGCTGACGTATTCATGGGTACATCAAACGCGCCAATCCCAGAACAGCTAGTTGCGATGCCACCAAGCATGGCAGGCAGCTTCGGCGCTATCTTTGATTTCTCTGCTTTCACTCCAGAGAAAATGTTCGACCTATTGTTCATCGTGCTTATCTTCCTGATTGTTGATTTCTTCGATGGCTTGAGCACGATTGTTGGTGTTGGTCGCGATGCGGGCATCATCGATAAAGATGGCAAGGTGCCAAATGCGAAGTCAGCTCTAGTGGCGGATGCGGGTGGTACGGTGATTGGTTCGATTCTTGGTACGACATCGATCACCGCTTTCTCTGAGTCTGGTATCGCTTCTTCTCAAGGTGCAAAAACGGGCTTAGCGGCAGTGATGGTTGCAGGCTTGTTCTTAATTTCGCTATTCCTATACCCAATCTTCTCTATCTTCTCGGCAGCTATGGTTGCGCCTGCTATGGTAGTAGTGGGCATTTACATGGTAGGTCGTCTTGGTCAGATCAACTGGGAGAAGAAAGAGTCACGCATTGCAGCCTTCTTCACTATCATGTTCACAGTACTGAGCTTCTCACCAGCGAACGGTATGGCGATGGGCTTCATCAGCTACGCATTCACTATGGTTGTTGCGGGTAAGCGCAAAGAAGTTCACCCACTTATCTACGGACTGTGTGTGGTGTTTCTAACTTACCTGATTCTGCTATAA
- a CDS encoding phosphate-starvation-inducible protein PsiE, with product MPSHLPKSFSKPFLKVFHIMEAVLLVAITLATLFAMVEEFMHVFAERRVQLTDILLMFIYLEVLAMVQQFVVNGKIPVRYPIYIAMMAIARYITLGMKELDAVLIVWLSLAAFILAAATLLIRVGHHYWPYVDLRTKQPDE from the coding sequence ATGCCTTCTCACTTACCTAAATCTTTTAGTAAGCCGTTTTTAAAAGTATTCCACATTATGGAAGCGGTACTGCTAGTGGCGATCACGCTGGCGACCCTGTTTGCGATGGTCGAAGAGTTCATGCATGTATTCGCTGAACGCCGAGTGCAACTGACCGATATTCTGTTGATGTTTATCTATCTCGAAGTGTTGGCCATGGTTCAGCAGTTTGTGGTGAATGGTAAGATTCCTGTTAGGTACCCTATCTACATCGCGATGATGGCAATTGCTCGTTACATCACTTTAGGTATGAAAGAGCTCGATGCGGTATTGATCGTTTGGTTGTCTCTAGCTGCATTTATTTTGGCAGCAGCGACGCTATTAATTCGTGTTGGACATCATTACTGGCCTTATGTGGATCTACGAACCAAGCAGCCAGATGAGTAA
- the cspE gene encoding transcription antiterminator/RNA stability regulator CspE, producing MSNKVNGVVKWFNEEKGFGFLTQDNGGADVFVHFRAIASEGFKTLKEGQQVSFEVEQGQKGLQAANVVAL from the coding sequence ATGTCTAACAAAGTAAACGGCGTAGTAAAATGGTTTAACGAAGAGAAAGGTTTCGGTTTCCTAACTCAAGACAACGGCGGCGCTGACGTATTCGTACACTTCCGTGCTATCGCTTCTGAAGGTTTCAAAACTCTTAAAGAAGGCCAACAAGTGTCTTTCGAAGTAGAGCAAGGCCAAAAAGGTCTTCAAGCTGCAAACGTTGTAGCTCTATAA
- a CDS encoding YicC/YloC family endoribonuclease has protein sequence MIYSMTAYARKEVKGDWGTAVWEIRSVNQRYLETYFRMPEQFRGLEPILRERFRKRLARGKVECNLRFEANPAAKGELSINEGLAQQVINAANQVMTMTGEDSRLNPFQVMNWPGVMETPEQDMDAINKDLLDAFNDAIAEFIDARAREGENMKALIVQRLDAITEEVVKVRARMPEILEWQRERLLNKFEEAKIELEGSRVEQELILLAQKSDVAEELDRLDSHVKEANAVLKKGGACGRKLDFMMQEFNRESNTLASKSISTDITASGVELKVLIEQMREQIQNIE, from the coding sequence ATGATTTATAGTATGACCGCGTACGCACGCAAAGAAGTAAAAGGCGATTGGGGTACAGCAGTATGGGAAATCCGTAGTGTAAACCAACGCTACCTAGAAACTTACTTCCGTATGCCTGAACAGTTCCGTGGTTTAGAGCCAATCCTACGTGAGCGTTTCCGTAAGCGTCTAGCGCGCGGCAAGGTTGAATGTAACCTACGCTTCGAAGCAAACCCAGCCGCTAAAGGTGAGCTAAGCATCAACGAAGGTTTGGCACAGCAAGTAATTAATGCGGCTAACCAAGTAATGACCATGACAGGCGAAGACAGCCGTTTGAACCCATTCCAAGTGATGAACTGGCCTGGTGTGATGGAAACTCCAGAGCAAGACATGGATGCGATCAACAAAGACCTGCTAGACGCATTCAACGATGCGATTGCAGAGTTCATTGATGCTCGTGCTCGTGAAGGTGAAAACATGAAAGCGCTAATCGTACAGCGCTTAGATGCGATCACTGAAGAAGTAGTGAAAGTTCGTGCACGCATGCCTGAAATCCTAGAATGGCAACGTGAGCGTCTACTTAACAAGTTTGAAGAAGCAAAAATTGAACTTGAAGGTTCTCGTGTTGAGCAAGAGCTTATCCTACTGGCTCAGAAGTCAGACGTAGCCGAAGAACTAGACCGTCTAGACTCTCACGTGAAAGAAGCAAACGCAGTATTGAAGAAAGGCGGCGCATGTGGCCGTAAGCTGGACTTCATGATGCAAGAGTTCAACCGTGAATCAAACACGCTAGCATCTAAGTCTATCAGCACAGACATCACAGCTTCTGGTGTAGAGTTGAAAGTTCTTATCGAACAGATGCGTGAGCAGATCCAGAACATTGAATAA